Proteins encoded within one genomic window of Mycolicibacterium aubagnense:
- a CDS encoding BTAD domain-containing putative transcriptional regulator: MARVDGTPAALGGPKQRCVLAVLLANHGAVVSIDRLIDAVWGDEPPAKALASVRSYMANLRRVLDPAADGANDPDGRRSDVHSQRLASHPHGYQLNLLPGDTVDLFRFEDLVANGRSALIRNSAETAVGMLTEALALWHGDPFGEFAYHEFAAPEAIRFSALRSTAIEARFDAALQLGGGGELVPEIEGALAEHPLQERLWGHLMLALHRANRTADAIQAFERACTTLDREIGTRPGEGLQTLFEKIRDGAPELNVAPAHHVPEPTPGAAAPPPFVGRDAELGSVAAAVRRGQAGAGGLTLVTGDAGIGKTSLAQAAVDRASAAGMTVAWASHPSGVKLPLLWTWIQLLRQLGTELGPEARRAVLHEAPGVVTALVPEWHGDDDLASASRFAPTGFTLVERIVTALRALAGIRPLLLVIDDLQRADPASLNTLVLLAGEFPRLPIQVVGNWTFFGTDRPMNRSSFERLVRSNDAVTMHLDGIDSTSAAHLIDAVAGREVPPVVSDEVWQQAGGNPFYIKELARALGTDGAPQHGHPALSDAVVGVVGRRLNVLDRPSRRVLSAAAVVGPEFDVADLADIVDLSISTVQSRLRPAYETGLLDELPERPGAYRFSHGLVRDALITQLATTDRTSVHAAIATTRTPTLATAAYEHVIAAADHAWRAGTELNADVALGILEAAIPRALNRSAYHDVAGLAEHALQICERLPAKPEHLDRQATLWLHLAGARGILEGQASESATAAVQRAFEIGQEVKGRNFYGAIALKCLMLCAHGRIDETEIIAHGLQDQYDKSGDPVIGVVNDFAHIMVYSLRGEADLLITTGHHMMTNFPPPETVTDPLHFFHPRVYCWMALAEAVRGDQDAMREYHRRALHLAQSRGDVFNILAAKLTYVECAAILGVIDGTAELADQVDAEFCAAGGRQWAATARIISVWAQTLSGKDIDPDIARQAYQLYTSDGTTAMNTIFLSLLSDIELHHGRIDAARDWLKQASRLADATGERAYRHMLAERLASLSVQSV; this comes from the coding sequence ATGGCCCGCGTTGACGGCACGCCGGCGGCGCTCGGCGGCCCCAAGCAACGCTGTGTGCTGGCGGTGCTGCTGGCCAACCACGGCGCCGTGGTCAGCATCGACCGCCTGATCGACGCGGTCTGGGGCGACGAACCACCGGCAAAGGCGCTGGCCTCGGTGCGTTCGTACATGGCGAACCTGCGGCGGGTCCTCGATCCCGCCGCCGACGGCGCCAACGACCCGGACGGGCGCCGCTCCGACGTACACAGCCAGCGCCTCGCCTCCCACCCGCACGGCTACCAGCTGAATCTGCTCCCCGGCGACACCGTCGATCTGTTCCGTTTCGAAGACCTGGTGGCGAACGGCCGGAGCGCACTGATCCGTAACTCCGCCGAAACGGCTGTCGGGATGCTCACCGAGGCGCTGGCGTTATGGCATGGAGATCCGTTCGGGGAGTTCGCCTATCACGAATTCGCCGCCCCTGAGGCCATCCGCTTCTCCGCCCTGCGCTCCACCGCCATCGAGGCCCGCTTCGACGCCGCCCTGCAACTCGGCGGCGGCGGTGAGCTGGTGCCCGAGATCGAGGGCGCGCTGGCGGAACATCCTCTCCAGGAACGACTCTGGGGCCATCTGATGCTCGCGCTGCATCGCGCGAACCGAACTGCTGATGCGATCCAGGCGTTCGAACGAGCCTGCACCACGCTGGATCGCGAGATCGGCACCCGGCCCGGCGAAGGCCTGCAGACCCTCTTCGAGAAGATCCGCGACGGCGCGCCCGAACTGAATGTCGCGCCGGCACACCACGTGCCCGAACCAACACCCGGCGCCGCCGCTCCGCCGCCGTTCGTCGGCCGCGATGCCGAACTCGGCAGCGTCGCCGCCGCGGTACGCCGTGGGCAGGCAGGCGCCGGCGGCCTCACGCTGGTGACCGGCGACGCCGGCATCGGCAAGACGTCCCTGGCACAGGCCGCGGTCGACCGCGCGTCCGCGGCGGGCATGACGGTGGCCTGGGCGAGCCATCCGAGCGGCGTCAAACTGCCCCTGCTGTGGACCTGGATCCAGCTGCTGCGCCAGCTGGGCACCGAACTCGGACCGGAGGCGCGCCGGGCCGTGCTGCACGAAGCGCCGGGAGTGGTCACCGCGCTGGTACCGGAATGGCATGGCGACGACGACCTGGCCTCGGCCAGCCGGTTCGCCCCAACGGGCTTCACGCTCGTGGAACGAATCGTGACGGCGCTGCGTGCGCTCGCCGGTATCAGGCCCTTGCTGCTCGTCATCGACGACCTGCAGCGGGCGGATCCGGCCTCGCTGAACACGCTCGTCCTGCTCGCCGGTGAGTTCCCGCGCCTGCCGATCCAGGTGGTCGGCAACTGGACGTTCTTCGGCACCGACCGTCCGATGAACCGGTCGTCCTTCGAACGCCTCGTCCGCTCCAACGACGCCGTCACGATGCACCTCGACGGCATCGACTCGACCTCGGCCGCGCACCTGATCGACGCCGTCGCCGGTCGCGAGGTCCCACCCGTCGTGTCCGACGAAGTGTGGCAGCAGGCCGGTGGAAACCCGTTCTACATCAAGGAACTCGCCCGCGCCCTCGGCACCGACGGGGCGCCGCAGCACGGCCACCCGGCCCTGTCGGATGCTGTCGTCGGTGTGGTGGGCCGCCGACTCAATGTGCTGGACCGGCCGAGCCGGCGGGTGCTCAGCGCGGCTGCCGTCGTCGGGCCCGAATTCGATGTCGCGGACCTGGCCGACATCGTCGACCTGTCGATCTCGACGGTGCAGAGCCGGCTTCGCCCGGCATACGAGACGGGTCTGCTCGACGAACTGCCCGAACGGCCCGGGGCCTATCGATTCAGCCACGGGCTGGTCCGCGATGCGCTGATCACGCAACTGGCCACGACCGACCGCACCAGCGTCCACGCGGCCATCGCCACCACCCGGACGCCGACGCTCGCCACTGCTGCGTACGAACACGTGATCGCGGCTGCCGACCATGCGTGGCGGGCCGGCACCGAGCTGAACGCGGACGTCGCCCTCGGCATCTTGGAGGCGGCGATCCCCCGGGCCCTCAACCGCTCGGCCTATCACGATGTCGCCGGCCTGGCCGAACACGCGCTGCAGATCTGCGAACGGTTACCGGCCAAGCCCGAACACCTGGACCGGCAGGCCACGCTGTGGCTGCATCTTGCCGGCGCCCGCGGAATCCTCGAAGGACAGGCGAGCGAATCGGCCACCGCAGCGGTCCAGCGGGCGTTCGAAATCGGACAGGAAGTCAAGGGGCGCAACTTCTATGGCGCCATCGCACTCAAGTGTCTGATGTTGTGCGCGCACGGGCGGATCGACGAGACCGAGATCATCGCCCATGGCTTACAGGACCAGTACGACAAGTCCGGTGATCCGGTCATCGGCGTGGTCAACGACTTCGCGCACATCATGGTGTATTCGCTCCGCGGCGAGGCCGACCTGTTGATCACTACCGGCCACCACATGATGACGAACTTCCCACCGCCCGAGACGGTGACCGACCCCCTTCATTTCTTCCATCCGCGGGTGTACTGCTGGATGGCGCTGGCCGAAGCGGTCCGCGGGGATCAGGACGCGATGCGCGAATATCACCGTCGCGCACTGCATCTCGCCCAGAGCCGCGGCGACGTCTTCAACATCCTGGCCGCCAAACTGACATACGTCGAGTGCGCCGCCATCCTCGGCGTGATCGACGGCACCGCCGAACTCGCCGACCAGGTCGACGCCGAGTTCTGCGCCGCGGGCGGCCGGCAGTGGGCGGCGACAGCCCGGATCATCAGCGTGTGGGCCCAGACCCTCAGCGGCAAAGACATCGATCCCGACATCGCGCGCCAGGCTTATCAGCTGTACACATCGGATGGGACGACCGCGATGAACACCATCTTCCTGAGCCTGTTGTCCGACATCGAACTGCATCACGGCCGGATCGACGCCGCCCGTGATTGGCTGAAGCAGGCCAGCCGCCTGGCGGATGCCACCGGCGAACGCGCATATCGTCACATGCTCGCCGAGCGGCTGGCCTCGCTGTCGGTGCAGTCCGTGTGA
- a CDS encoding DUF3592 domain-containing protein encodes MRVEYIVVLIAVIVIVDVAILVALLRKRRARQASRGTTGTSATELGATGPSKQSAAPVLAKVFLSLGLSLAVAAGVCAAFVAHENSDDSHAEGTVIELVPSGRGSSPRYRARVEFTTAAGTVVRFLSSVSSNPPPAQVGEHVDIRYDADNPRDAQINTYWQVWFLPTLLGIIGAPFLLAGAGFAIASRARRKRGPEIT; translated from the coding sequence ATGCGCGTCGAGTACATCGTGGTGCTGATCGCTGTCATCGTGATCGTGGATGTCGCCATTCTCGTTGCGCTGCTGCGCAAGCGTCGCGCCCGGCAGGCGTCGCGCGGCACGACGGGGACCAGCGCAACGGAACTCGGTGCCACGGGCCCATCCAAACAATCGGCCGCACCCGTCCTGGCGAAAGTGTTCCTGTCGCTCGGACTGTCCTTGGCCGTGGCAGCCGGAGTCTGCGCAGCATTTGTGGCGCACGAGAATTCGGATGACAGTCATGCCGAGGGCACCGTCATCGAATTGGTCCCCAGTGGCCGCGGGAGCAGTCCCCGATACCGGGCGCGCGTGGAATTCACCACCGCGGCCGGCACCGTGGTCCGTTTCCTCAGTTCGGTGAGTAGTAATCCGCCCCCGGCCCAGGTCGGCGAACACGTGGATATTCGCTACGACGCCGACAACCCACGCGACGCCCAGATCAACACCTATTGGCAGGTGTGGTTCCTACCGACCCTCCTCGGCATCATCGGCGCACCATTCCTGCTGGCAGGGGCCGGATTCGCCATCGCCAGCCGGGCGCGTCGCAAGCGGGGCCCAGAAATCACCTGA
- a CDS encoding S1C family serine protease produces MAFGIAAVAMAAGAAGTVAVVDHYGNTAPDARAPITAALGNHSQPMPSAPAAPAVAAPAGSVESVSAKVLPSVVKLQIQSGQQSEEGSGIILSADGLILTNNHVVAAANQAAGGQDSTPAQSLPGGGLPRGMSPFGQLPGGPQDGPDAQDPSQGGPATAPSGRVSQGLKATVTLSDGRTVPFTVVGADPADDIAVVKAQGVSGLTPISIGSSKDLRVGQNVVAIGSPLGLQGTVTTGIISSLNRPVSTGDEQTGQHSVMSAIQTDAAINPGNSGGALVDMNGNLIGVNSAIASLGGGPDSGGAQPGSIGLGFAIPVDQAKRIADQLISTGTVQHASLGVKLAANNNAQGAAVAGVVAGGPAAAAGLDKGAVITKVDNQPIDGPEALVAAIRSKAPGDNVTVTYADPSGAERSVQVTLGQTEA; encoded by the coding sequence ATGGCGTTCGGGATCGCTGCCGTGGCCATGGCGGCCGGCGCTGCCGGCACCGTGGCCGTGGTCGACCACTACGGCAACACCGCCCCCGACGCCAGGGCGCCGATCACCGCTGCGCTCGGAAACCACTCGCAGCCAATGCCATCCGCGCCGGCAGCGCCGGCCGTGGCAGCGCCGGCCGGGTCCGTTGAGTCGGTGTCCGCCAAGGTGCTGCCGAGTGTGGTGAAACTGCAGATCCAGTCCGGCCAGCAGAGTGAGGAAGGCTCGGGCATCATCCTCAGCGCCGACGGGCTCATCCTGACCAACAACCATGTCGTCGCCGCGGCCAATCAGGCCGCGGGCGGTCAGGATTCGACGCCGGCTCAATCCCTGCCCGGCGGCGGCCTGCCGCGTGGCATGTCCCCGTTCGGCCAACTCCCCGGCGGTCCACAGGACGGTCCCGACGCGCAGGACCCCAGCCAGGGCGGTCCCGCCACCGCTCCGTCAGGCCGAGTGAGCCAGGGCCTCAAGGCCACCGTCACCCTCTCCGACGGCCGCACCGTGCCGTTCACCGTGGTCGGCGCCGATCCCGCCGACGACATCGCGGTTGTCAAGGCGCAGGGTGTCTCCGGCCTGACCCCGATCAGCATCGGATCGTCCAAGGACCTGCGCGTCGGGCAGAACGTCGTCGCTATCGGCTCGCCGCTGGGTCTGCAGGGCACCGTCACCACCGGCATCATCAGCTCACTGAACCGTCCGGTGAGCACCGGTGACGAGCAGACCGGGCAGCACTCGGTGATGAGCGCCATCCAGACCGACGCCGCGATCAACCCCGGCAACTCCGGTGGCGCGCTGGTCGATATGAACGGCAACCTGATCGGTGTGAACTCGGCGATCGCGTCGCTCGGCGGCGGCCCGGATTCCGGTGGCGCCCAGCCCGGTTCGATCGGTCTCGGCTTCGCCATCCCGGTCGACCAGGCCAAGCGCATTGCCGACCAACTGATTTCGACCGGCACCGTGCAGCACGCCTCGCTGGGCGTCAAGCTGGCCGCCAACAACAACGCCCAGGGCGCGGCCGTGGCCGGTGTTGTCGCCGGCGGTCCCGCCGCTGCGGCCGGCCTGGACAAGGGCGCCGTGATCACCAAGGTCGACAACCAGCCGATCGACGGTCCCGAAGCGCTCGTCGCGGCCATCCGGTCCAAGGCGCCCGGCGACAACGTCACCGTGACCTACGCCGACCCGTCCGGAGCGGAACGGTCCGTGCAGGTGACCTTGGGCCAGACGGAAGCGTAA
- a CDS encoding metallophosphoesterase: MTIAEQYDWHQQYLRRHRVSRRNFLRGSAAAAAVAALGLAPFGRRAYAQDAPLSVANRRVGFGGDAANQLRLAAQLSRNPASTKVFVDHGPTDQLGATVEAEVRNLVTQIPTSDRGVLAAEQFYAHVPVDGLPGGTAHFYRWRTEDGFVSDVRSARTAMPSVRTALAPFRFTMMGDQGTDDTPRQPAGLKRGDYDDSYYKPDNEPDVPHTANVFSQIVASNPEFHLLAGDIAYADPSGGGKPLSFVASGAKPAPGFDKYNPFVWDVYLGSIEASAASTPWMFATGNHDMEAAYPSNGYGGHLARMDFPDNGPAACPSVYSFAYGNVAVLSLDANDVSFEIRSNTGYSDGTQNSWAERSLAAYRADPNIDFIVCFFHHCAYSTTDSHASDGGVRAAWCELFDRYQVDLVLQGHNHVYERTDPIRADRPTKVAGDNSIVEPETDGTVYYTVGCAGRPRYGFQPGEPESYRGHEAPDTFVPNSYVWTADGKKKAESVGWSRVRFRNYAFIRVDVRPGQLLSEMDVTAVDEHGREFDKVTYRRRVRV; this comes from the coding sequence ATGACCATCGCCGAGCAGTACGACTGGCACCAGCAGTACCTGCGCCGCCACCGGGTATCGCGACGGAATTTCCTGCGTGGGTCGGCGGCCGCCGCAGCGGTGGCGGCCCTGGGCCTGGCGCCGTTCGGGCGCCGCGCGTACGCACAGGATGCGCCCCTCAGCGTCGCGAACCGTCGGGTCGGCTTCGGCGGCGACGCCGCCAACCAGCTGAGGCTGGCCGCCCAGCTATCGCGAAACCCTGCCAGCACCAAGGTGTTCGTCGACCACGGACCCACCGATCAGCTGGGTGCGACGGTAGAGGCCGAGGTGCGCAACCTCGTCACCCAGATTCCCACCAGTGACCGCGGCGTCCTGGCGGCCGAACAGTTCTATGCCCACGTCCCGGTCGACGGGCTGCCCGGTGGCACCGCGCACTTCTACCGGTGGCGCACCGAGGACGGATTCGTCAGCGACGTGCGGTCGGCCAGGACGGCAATGCCCAGTGTGCGAACGGCGTTGGCGCCGTTCCGCTTCACCATGATGGGCGACCAGGGCACCGATGACACACCACGCCAGCCTGCCGGGCTGAAGCGCGGAGACTACGACGACAGCTACTACAAGCCGGACAACGAACCGGACGTACCGCACACTGCCAACGTCTTCAGCCAGATTGTCGCGTCCAACCCCGAATTCCACCTGCTGGCCGGGGATATCGCCTACGCCGATCCGTCGGGCGGCGGCAAGCCACTGTCGTTCGTCGCTTCGGGCGCCAAGCCCGCTCCCGGTTTCGACAAGTACAACCCGTTCGTCTGGGACGTCTATCTGGGCTCCATCGAGGCCAGCGCGGCGAGCACACCGTGGATGTTCGCGACCGGCAACCACGACATGGAGGCTGCGTATCCGAGCAACGGATACGGCGGCCATCTGGCGCGCATGGACTTTCCGGACAACGGCCCGGCGGCCTGCCCCTCGGTCTATTCGTTCGCCTACGGCAATGTCGCGGTGCTGTCGCTGGACGCCAACGACGTCAGCTTCGAAATCCGTTCCAACACCGGCTATTCCGACGGCACCCAGAACTCGTGGGCCGAACGCTCCTTGGCGGCTTACCGGGCCGATCCCAACATCGACTTCATTGTCTGCTTCTTCCACCACTGCGCCTACTCGACCACCGATTCCCACGCCAGTGACGGCGGCGTGCGGGCGGCCTGGTGCGAGCTGTTCGACCGCTACCAGGTCGATCTGGTGTTGCAGGGACACAACCACGTCTACGAACGCACCGACCCGATCCGCGCCGACCGCCCCACCAAGGTTGCCGGTGACAACTCCATCGTGGAACCCGAAACCGATGGCACCGTCTACTACACGGTGGGTTGTGCCGGTCGGCCGCGTTACGGCTTTCAGCCGGGCGAGCCGGAAAGCTACCGCGGCCATGAGGCTCCCGACACGTTCGTGCCGAACAGCTACGTCTGGACTGCCGACGGGAAGAAGAAGGCGGAGTCTGTCGGCTGGTCGCGGGTGCGCTTCCGTAACTACGCCTTCATCCGCGTCGACGTCAGGCCCGGGCAGCTGCTGAGCGAAATGGATGTCACCGCCGTCGACGAACATGGCCGGGAATTCGACAAAGTCACCTATCGCCGCAGGGTGCGCGTGTAG
- a CDS encoding serine/threonine-protein kinase, translated as MDGTPFGRYRLIELLGRGGMGEVWKAYDTTMKRVVAMKVLPPTFADDEQYQVRFRREAHAAAGLDEPHIVPIHDFGEIDDRLFVTMRLIDGKTVQQLLADGPLAPDRAVSIIEQIAAALGAAHGVGLVHRDVKPANILVTPDDFAYLIDFGIARAAGETKLTHTGATIGTVAYMAPERFTSDRADARSDIYALTCVLHECLTGAPPFPGDSMERQITSHLYSDPPRPSTMRPGISPQMDQVIATGMAKDPEKRYATTKDLALAARAALTAPIESGRPVASPAWTARPVPYPPTGPEAYPAHAHTQYAAPAQSAFGSAQWSPPQTTNAGPAQSWWRNSAVVIVAALATVIVLGGAVVAYVMWSDSRSTEQPMATNQPSAQLFPSMPTGTGGTEGDPTGGMPPASTAASTPPGPSQLQTADGLTDLIGTVKAKFGDTMGFKLVVYPDYAIMDRVSPTNKHVDQSFMYRGGSWSKWGSDTGTSSFDVLADLGAINVQAVAATLADAPPQLGAEPGTSTYLIIEGEEGGGLGLSIHSTAPGTGYMQVNPDGTVKQIYPP; from the coding sequence GTGGATGGGACACCGTTCGGCCGCTATCGGCTGATTGAGCTGCTCGGCCGCGGCGGCATGGGTGAGGTCTGGAAGGCCTACGACACCACCATGAAGCGGGTCGTCGCGATGAAGGTGCTGCCTCCGACCTTCGCGGACGACGAGCAGTACCAGGTGCGGTTCCGCAGGGAGGCTCACGCCGCAGCCGGTCTGGACGAGCCGCACATCGTCCCGATCCACGATTTCGGTGAGATCGACGACCGGCTCTTCGTGACGATGCGGCTGATCGACGGCAAGACCGTCCAGCAGTTGTTGGCCGACGGTCCGCTGGCGCCCGACCGCGCCGTCTCGATCATCGAGCAGATCGCCGCCGCGCTCGGTGCCGCGCATGGTGTCGGCCTGGTGCACCGCGACGTCAAACCCGCGAACATCCTGGTCACCCCAGACGATTTCGCGTACCTCATCGACTTCGGCATCGCGCGGGCCGCCGGCGAGACCAAGCTGACCCACACCGGCGCCACCATCGGCACGGTCGCGTACATGGCGCCCGAGCGCTTCACCAGCGACCGGGCCGACGCCCGCTCCGACATCTATGCGCTGACGTGCGTGCTGCACGAATGTCTGACCGGCGCCCCGCCGTTTCCCGGCGACAGCATGGAGCGGCAGATCACCAGCCACCTCTACTCCGATCCGCCGCGGCCGTCGACGATGCGGCCGGGCATTTCACCGCAGATGGATCAGGTCATCGCGACCGGCATGGCCAAGGATCCCGAAAAGCGTTATGCCACAACCAAGGATCTGGCACTCGCCGCCCGGGCCGCACTGACTGCGCCGATCGAGTCCGGTCGCCCGGTCGCTTCCCCGGCGTGGACCGCCCGCCCGGTGCCCTATCCCCCGACGGGTCCCGAGGCCTACCCGGCGCACGCGCACACGCAGTACGCCGCTCCTGCGCAAAGCGCGTTCGGATCCGCCCAGTGGTCGCCACCTCAGACGACGAATGCGGGGCCGGCACAATCATGGTGGCGCAACTCGGCGGTCGTGATCGTCGCGGCGTTGGCCACGGTGATCGTCCTCGGGGGCGCAGTCGTCGCCTATGTGATGTGGTCCGATAGTCGTTCGACCGAGCAGCCCATGGCCACGAATCAGCCTAGCGCGCAACTGTTTCCGTCGATGCCCACCGGCACGGGCGGAACAGAGGGGGATCCGACCGGGGGCATGCCGCCCGCCTCTACCGCCGCGTCGACGCCGCCGGGGCCGAGTCAGCTGCAGACCGCCGACGGCCTGACCGACCTCATCGGGACCGTGAAGGCGAAGTTCGGCGACACCATGGGATTCAAGCTCGTGGTCTATCCCGATTACGCGATCATGGACCGCGTCTCTCCCACGAACAAGCACGTCGACCAGAGCTTCATGTACCGCGGTGGTAGCTGGAGCAAGTGGGGCTCGGACACCGGCACCAGCTCATTCGACGTGCTGGCGGACCTCGGTGCGATCAACGTGCAGGCGGTGGCCGCCACCCTGGCCGACGCGCCGCCGCAACTGGGCGCCGAGCCCGGGACGTCGACCTACCTGATCATCGAGGGTGAAGAGGGTGGCGGCCTGGGCCTGTCGATTCACTCGACCGCGCCGGGGACCGGATACATGCAGGTCAATCCCGACGGGACCGTCAAGCAGATCTACCCGCCGTAG
- a CDS encoding TetR/AcrR family transcriptional regulator, whose translation MPRPRVYDLDAVLDAAESLAVEAGPAGVTTRSVAAAAGISNGAIYHNFGSRTELVARTWLRAARRFLDVQTELVDAALARVAADPVDAVVAAAQAPAVFYERQPQSAQLVWRVQRDQLLGHDLPASLAAELNDLDRRLIELMVRLSSHLWDRRDGPAVDAITVCIVDLPTAIILSRNRISNSWARDRLSAAVRAVLADEPTPTRRKQS comes from the coding sequence GTGCCCCGGCCTCGTGTCTACGATCTCGATGCGGTGCTCGACGCTGCCGAATCGCTGGCCGTCGAGGCCGGGCCGGCCGGTGTCACCACCCGTTCGGTGGCCGCCGCGGCCGGGATCTCGAACGGCGCGATCTACCACAACTTCGGCTCACGGACCGAACTCGTCGCCCGCACCTGGCTGCGTGCCGCACGCCGATTCCTCGATGTGCAAACAGAATTGGTCGATGCGGCCCTCGCCCGCGTGGCTGCAGACCCTGTGGACGCCGTCGTCGCCGCAGCGCAGGCGCCCGCGGTGTTCTACGAACGGCAGCCCCAGTCGGCCCAACTCGTGTGGCGGGTACAGCGCGACCAGTTGCTCGGCCACGATCTGCCCGCATCCCTGGCGGCCGAACTCAACGATCTCGACCGCCGGCTGATCGAGCTGATGGTCCGGCTGTCGTCGCACCTGTGGGACCGGCGCGACGGTCCGGCAGTCGACGCCATCACGGTGTGCATCGTCGATCTGCCGACCGCAATCATCTTGTCCCGCAACAGAATCAGCAACAGCTGGGCTCGCGATCGGCTGTCCGCGGCCGTCCGTGCCGTCCTTGCCGACGAACCCACCCCAACCAGGAGGAAACAATCATGA
- a CDS encoding enoyl-CoA hydratase-related protein: MTITVTYQDKIAILNLGDDENRFSLGFLDDINGAIDDLVAGGAQGLVTTGAGKFYSNGLDLDWLMAHGDQMQSYVGRVHALFARVLTLPIPTAAAVNGHAFGAGAMLAMAHDYRTMRSDRGFFCFPEVDIRIPFTPGMAALIQAKLTPQAAIASMTTGRRFGGDDAAKYGLVEVAAAEEAVVPAAVDLVIPVAGKDSATMAAIKETMFGPAVAALRAE, encoded by the coding sequence ATGACCATCACCGTCACCTACCAGGACAAGATCGCCATCCTGAATCTCGGCGACGACGAGAACCGCTTCTCGCTCGGTTTCCTCGACGACATCAACGGAGCCATCGACGATCTCGTCGCGGGCGGTGCCCAGGGTCTGGTCACCACCGGCGCCGGCAAGTTCTACTCCAATGGACTGGACCTCGACTGGCTGATGGCACACGGCGACCAGATGCAGTCGTACGTCGGACGGGTGCACGCGTTGTTCGCGCGTGTGCTGACCCTGCCCATCCCCACAGCCGCCGCGGTCAACGGGCATGCGTTCGGTGCCGGCGCGATGCTCGCGATGGCCCACGACTACCGGACCATGCGCTCCGACCGCGGGTTCTTCTGTTTCCCCGAGGTCGACATCCGGATTCCGTTCACGCCCGGCATGGCCGCACTGATCCAGGCCAAGCTGACGCCGCAGGCGGCGATCGCGTCGATGACCACCGGACGGCGCTTCGGCGGTGACGACGCCGCGAAGTACGGACTGGTGGAGGTCGCCGCCGCCGAGGAGGCGGTGGTGCCCGCTGCAGTGGATCTGGTGATTCCGGTGGCGGGCAAGGACTCGGCGACCATGGCCGCCATCAAGGAGACGATGTTCGGCCCGGCGGTGGCGGCGCTGCGGGCCGAGTAA
- a CDS encoding pyridoxamine 5'-phosphate oxidase family protein, translating to MGQNERKKIVMTDDEIVEFIDRSRTATMATVLADGRPHLVAMWYAVLDGEIWFETKAKSQKALNLRRNPIITVMIEDGDTYGTLRGVSIDGTAEIVEDADACLRVGISVWERYTGPYTDEMRPFVDQMMNNRIAVRVVPSRMRSWDHRKLGMPDMPISGSTAQYLNQE from the coding sequence GTGGGACAGAACGAGCGCAAGAAGATCGTCATGACCGACGACGAGATCGTCGAGTTCATCGATCGCAGCCGGACCGCGACCATGGCCACCGTCCTGGCTGACGGCCGGCCACACCTGGTGGCCATGTGGTACGCCGTGCTCGACGGCGAAATCTGGTTCGAGACCAAGGCCAAGTCGCAGAAGGCTCTCAACCTGCGCCGGAACCCCATCATCACGGTGATGATCGAGGACGGTGACACGTACGGCACCCTGCGCGGCGTCTCGATCGACGGCACCGCCGAGATCGTCGAGGACGCCGACGCCTGCCTGCGCGTGGGCATCAGCGTGTGGGAGCGCTACACCGGCCCCTACACCGACGAGATGCGGCCGTTCGTCGACCAGATGATGAACAACCGAATCGCGGTGCGCGTGGTGCCGTCGCGGATGCGCAGCTGGGACCACCGCAAACTCGGTATGCCCGACATGCCTATCAGCGGCTCGACCGCGCAATACCTCAACCAGGAGTGA
- a CDS encoding GNAT family N-acetyltransferase, with translation MSITDKTGAPTTVSAEDGRFTIAVDGKTVGLIDYLDQGGRRIFPHTEVQPEYGGRGLATILVAEALDTTRAAGLRIVPQCSMVSGYIAKHPEYAPLVEPA, from the coding sequence ATGAGCATTACCGACAAGACCGGAGCGCCCACCACCGTCAGCGCCGAAGACGGGCGATTCACCATCGCCGTCGACGGCAAGACCGTCGGCCTGATCGATTACCTCGACCAGGGCGGCCGACGCATCTTCCCGCACACCGAAGTTCAGCCCGAATACGGTGGCCGCGGACTGGCGACGATCCTCGTCGCCGAGGCACTGGACACCACGCGTGCCGCAGGGCTACGCATCGTCCCGCAATGCTCGATGGTCAGCGGGTACATCGCCAAGCACCCCGAGTACGCGCCACTGGTCGAGCCGGCCTGA
- a CDS encoding WhiB family transcriptional regulator, which yields MTAIAMDGLPLGECTRSPEQWTTIASDEAKSLCRQCPRRWACARDAVELPRAEGLWAGIVVPADEGRGRTFALKQLRSLAEANGYPVRRQRRIFLEVA from the coding sequence ATGACCGCGATTGCCATGGACGGCCTGCCGCTCGGTGAGTGCACCCGGAGCCCGGAGCAGTGGACGACGATCGCCAGCGACGAGGCGAAGAGCCTCTGCCGGCAGTGCCCGCGGCGTTGGGCGTGTGCGCGTGACGCCGTCGAGCTGCCCCGCGCCGAAGGCCTCTGGGCCGGCATCGTCGTCCCCGCCGACGAAGGTCGCGGCCGGACGTTCGCGCTGAAGCAGCTGCGGTCCTTGGCCGAAGCCAACGGCTACCCGGTTCGCCGTCAGCGCCGCATCTTCCTCGAAGTCGCGTAG